A part of Desulfovibrio sp. Huiquan2017 genomic DNA contains:
- a CDS encoding Lrp/AsnC family transcriptional regulator, with amino-acid sequence MKNTLDSQDRRLMAELTRDGQLSPGKIGAATGVTAPTVRSRLKNLMHAGALKVAGLVNPMRVKGLTVALVGISLMSHEQLGEKLDQIGALPRVNWAAVVTGRYDIIVEIICQEGMDDLYHFLDRDLSQVGGINTSESFVVMKSRRKWLLLPDAVIDTFTK; translated from the coding sequence ATGAAAAATACGCTGGACTCCCAAGACCGGAGGCTGATGGCGGAACTGACCCGCGACGGACAATTGTCGCCCGGCAAGATCGGTGCGGCCACGGGCGTGACCGCGCCCACAGTGCGTTCACGGCTCAAGAACCTCATGCACGCCGGGGCGCTCAAGGTGGCGGGGCTGGTCAACCCCATGCGCGTCAAGGGACTCACCGTGGCCCTGGTGGGCATCAGCCTGATGAGCCACGAACAGCTCGGTGAGAAACTCGACCAGATCGGCGCCCTGCCCCGAGTCAACTGGGCGGCGGTGGTCACCGGGCGCTACGACATCATTGTGGAGATCATCTGCCAGGAAGGCATGGATGATCTTTATCATTTTCTGGACCGGGATCTGTCCCAGGTGGGTGGCATCAACACCTCGGAATCCTTTGTCGTCATGAAATCCCGGCGCAAGTGGCTGCTGTTGCCCGACGCCGTGATCGATACCTTCACCAAATAA
- a CDS encoding DUF1007 family protein, with protein sequence MRTTIILLFLAALLCPALAPHRAEAHPHVYVDVSLTFHLNDAGLSSVHQSWLFDEIFTRAILSDLGLDAAALATPEGQKAVREGAFQYLSNYHYFTLVEAGGKRLPVKVEHFRASLDGNRFVYDFDMPLNLPVDRLGDFRMAVFDKEYYTDMIYAENGVRFDVRGGISVSHAMRPAKDQTYWRYIVPDAVHMSVSVAPGASPEVTADRREAADGPGVLTRLMSMVRSAQKELTKRLNGFGTRLRDDPWGPALWMFLGLSFVYGVIHAVGPGHGKAVVCSWFLSHPGSLWSGALMGNAITFVHMGSAALAVGAAYLLFSSGMGGFAAASRAIQPASYGLLALMGLFLLTKAVLDLRKGGLLAAHTCAHDEPEGEDLRSILAVSFVTGLIPCPGAAVILAFAIGLNIFWTGVAALVIMAMGMGLTTTLFAWFAVSARKAALALSGRNRRLFNTIHAGLSLCGAAAICLFGTALLIGSLTA encoded by the coding sequence ATGCGTACGACCATCATCCTTCTCTTCCTGGCCGCGCTGCTTTGTCCGGCCCTCGCGCCGCACCGGGCCGAGGCTCACCCGCACGTCTACGTGGACGTCTCCCTGACTTTCCACCTGAACGACGCGGGATTGTCGAGCGTGCACCAAAGCTGGCTCTTCGACGAGATCTTCACCCGGGCCATCCTGAGCGACCTGGGGCTGGACGCGGCCGCCCTGGCCACGCCCGAGGGGCAGAAGGCCGTGCGTGAGGGGGCGTTCCAGTACCTGTCCAACTACCATTATTTTACCCTCGTCGAGGCGGGCGGCAAACGGCTGCCGGTCAAAGTGGAGCACTTCCGGGCCAGCCTGGACGGAAACCGCTTCGTCTACGATTTCGACATGCCCCTGAATCTGCCCGTGGACCGGCTCGGCGATTTCCGCATGGCCGTGTTCGACAAGGAATACTATACGGACATGATCTACGCCGAGAACGGCGTGCGCTTCGACGTCAGGGGCGGGATCTCGGTCAGCCACGCCATGCGGCCCGCCAAGGACCAGACCTACTGGCGCTACATCGTGCCGGACGCCGTTCACATGTCCGTAAGCGTCGCCCCCGGCGCATCGCCGGAGGTCACGGCGGACCGCCGGGAAGCGGCCGACGGCCCCGGCGTGCTCACCCGGCTGATGAGCATGGTCCGGTCGGCCCAGAAGGAGCTGACCAAGCGGCTCAACGGGTTCGGCACCCGGCTCAGGGACGACCCATGGGGCCCGGCCCTGTGGATGTTTCTGGGTCTGTCCTTCGTCTACGGAGTGATCCACGCCGTGGGGCCGGGACACGGCAAGGCCGTGGTCTGCTCCTGGTTCTTGAGCCATCCCGGCTCGTTGTGGAGCGGCGCGCTCATGGGCAACGCCATCACCTTCGTACACATGGGCTCGGCCGCCCTGGCCGTGGGCGCGGCCTATCTCCTCTTTTCATCGGGCATGGGCGGATTCGCCGCCGCCAGCCGGGCCATCCAGCCGGCGAGCTACGGGCTGCTCGCCCTTATGGGGCTGTTCCTCCTGACCAAGGCCGTGCTCGACCTGCGCAAGGGCGGGCTCCTCGCGGCCCACACCTGCGCCCACGATGAACCCGAAGGCGAGGACCTGCGCTCCATCCTGGCCGTATCCTTCGTCACCGGGCTCATCCCCTGCCCCGGCGCGGCGGTCATCCTGGCCTTCGCCATCGGACTGAACATCTTCTGGACCGGAGTGGCCGCCCTCGTGATCATGGCTATGGGCATGGGGCTGACCACCACGCTCTTCGCCTGGTTCGCGGTCTCGGCCCGCAAGGCCGCCCTGGCCCTGTCTGGCCGCAACCGCCGCCTGTTCAACACGATCCACGCCGGACTGTCCCTGTGCGGGGCCGCAGCCATCTGTCTGTTCGGCACAGCCCTGCTCATCGGCTCCCTGACCGCCTGA
- a CDS encoding transporter substrate-binding domain-containing protein, with product MFVLSAFPALAQARALRIVSPELGTCGSLKEGRPAGFCLELGDALARTAGMEPVNLFVPLARGVEEIHAGTADMIFMPQQADIVELAEDIGTVRPLTMVAWGRVETPLRTVRDLVGKTVAVVRGSRRELDLARSLKFIPFPCKNHELGFRMLLAGRVDAVLGSLHGLTGEVQRIGLRRRFLGDPLVLERNSLRAYVARRLPEAVRARLKKALARLVGDGTVARLRSRYPL from the coding sequence TTGTTCGTTCTGTCCGCGTTCCCGGCATTGGCCCAGGCCCGGGCCCTGCGCATCGTGAGTCCTGAGTTGGGCACATGTGGGAGCCTGAAAGAGGGCCGTCCCGCCGGCTTCTGTCTGGAGCTCGGCGACGCCCTCGCGCGCACGGCCGGAATGGAGCCCGTCAACCTGTTCGTCCCCCTGGCCAGGGGCGTGGAGGAGATCCACGCAGGCACGGCGGACATGATCTTCATGCCGCAGCAAGCGGACATTGTCGAACTGGCCGAGGACATCGGGACGGTCAGGCCCCTGACCATGGTGGCCTGGGGGCGCGTGGAGACGCCCCTGCGCACCGTCCGCGATCTGGTCGGCAAGACCGTGGCCGTGGTTCGGGGCTCGCGGCGCGAACTCGACCTGGCCCGGTCGTTGAAGTTCATCCCCTTCCCGTGCAAAAATCATGAACTCGGTTTCCGGATGCTCCTGGCCGGGCGGGTGGACGCCGTGCTCGGTTCGCTCCATGGGCTGACGGGCGAGGTCCAGCGCATCGGCCTGCGCCGTCGGTTTTTGGGCGATCCTCTGGTCCTGGAGCGCAATTCCCTGCGTGCTTACGTGGCCAGGCGGCTGCCCGAGGCCGTGCGCGCCCGCCTGAAGAAGGCCCTGGCCCGGCTTGTCGGGGACGGGACCGTGGCCCGGTTGCGGAGTCGGTATCCTCTATAA